The Methylomonas montana DNA window TGGCTCATGGTATACGGCTGGGTACTGAATGGCTGGCTAGGATACTAAAATGTATCGCTATTGCGGGGATATTTTGCAGCGATTGCCAAAATCCTCGGCATCATCAGCTTCATGACGGCAAGCCGTTTCAGTTCGGCACGCTCCCCAAAAACCTTCTCAGCCCCAACGCCGACCCGATCCGGGCCTTCACGGCAGTTTGAGCCTTTTACAACTCGATACCCACGGGTAAACCGCCGATTCAGGCAAGCATACCCGTTCGTCGAAGCACGAATTCTAACCCTTTAGCGGTTCGAAATCGGTTTCACGTCGCGCGTGGTGACGCCTTGATACAGCTGGCGCGGACGGCCGATTTTCAATTCCGGGTCGGAGATCATTTCATCCCATTGCGCGATCCAGCCGACCGAGCGAGCCAACGCAAAAATAGCGGTGAACATTTCAGTGGGAATGCCCAGCGCCCGCAGCACGATGCCTGAATAAAAATCGACGTTGGGGTAGAGTTTTTTCTCGACGAAATACGAATCTTCCAGCGCGATGCGTTCCAGTTCCATTGCCAGCTTGAACAAGCGGTCGTCGTTCAGATTCAATTCGTCCAATACTTCGTGGCAGGTTTGCCGCATCAGCTTGGCGCGCGGATCGTAGTTTTTGTAAACCCGATGCCCGAAGCCCATCAAGCGGAACGAATCGTTTTTATCCTTGGCGCGCGCCACGTATTCGCCGATTTTCGACACATCGCCGATTTCTTCCAGCATGTTCAACACCGCCTCGTTGGCGCCGCCATGCGCGGCTCCCCATAGGCAAGCGATACCCGCCGCCACGCACGCATACGGGTTGGCGCCGCTGGAACCCGCCAACCGCACCGTCGAGGTGGAGGCATTTTGCTCGTGGTCGGCATGCAAAATCAGGATTCTATCCAGCGCCCGCACCAATACCGGGTTGGCCACGTAGTCCTCGCCGGGATCGCCATGCATCATGCGCATGAAATTTTCGGCGTATCCCAAATGGCGTTTCGGATAAATAAACGGCATGCCGATACTATATTTATAACTCATCGCCACCATGGTCGGCATTTTGGCGATCAGTCGAATCGCCGAAATGTAACGGTCTTCCCGACTGGTGATGTCCATCACGTCGTGATAGAAGGCCGACAGTGCGCCAACCACGCCGACCAGCACCGCCATCGGATGGGCGTCGCGGCGGAATCCGCTGTAGAATTTACTCAGTTGCTCGTGCACCATCACATGCTGACTGATGGTGGTAACGAAGCCTTTCATCTCCGCGCCGTTCGGCAAATCGCCGTTCAGCAGCAGATAGCAGACTTCCAGAAAGTCGCATTTTTCCGCCAGCTGTTCGATAGGATAGCCGCGATACAGCAGGATGCCGGCATCGCCGTCGATGAAGGTAATTTTCGAGGTACAGCTGGCGGTGGAAGTAAAACCGGGGTCGTAAGTAAAATGACCGGTTTGCGCATACAGCGAGCGAATATCGATGACCGAAGGGCCCATGGTGCCAGAAGTAACCGGCAATTCGATGAGCCGATCCTGGCCATCTTGTTTTAACGTCACTTTTTTATCAGTCATGTCAAATTTCTCCGGAAATAACTAGCTGTTGAAACGGGGGTAGGGTTCTATTCTATTGCAAATAGCGAATAAACACAGCTCAAGATCGGGATTGTTCACAATTTGACGCCGATATTGGCTATTCAGGATACATTTAAATCGGATTTGATCTGGAGGATAAAATGAGGCGGTTATTTTTTGTATTGCTGCTGGCCGTTTGGCAATGTGCGTTACCAACGGCAAAAGCCCTGGAAACCCACGAGGTGCCGGAACCGCTTAAACCTTGGGTTAACTGGGTGTTACAAGACGAAAACCAGTATGGCTGTCCGTTTTTATTCGACGATTTCCAGCAAAAACACTGCGCTTGGTCAGGCACATTGCGCCTTAACTTAAGGGCTAATCACGCCACATTCGTGGCGGACTGGACCTTATACCGCAAGGATTGGGTAGAGTTGCCGGGCAATAGCCAACATTGGCCACAATCGGTATCGGTGAACAAACAAGCGCTGCCGGTACTGGAAAAAGACGGTAAGCCGGCGCTGCATTTACCAGCCGGCCATTATCAGATCAGTGGCGAATTTCTTTGGGAAACCTTGCCTGAGCAATTGGCGCTACCCGAAGCCAGCGGCCTGATTCAACTAAGCATCGACGACAAACCGATCAGTTATCCGCAAATCAAACAGGGTGCGCTTTGGCTGAACGCGGATGATCGCGCTACGACCGATCGGCAGCAAGACCGGTTAGAGCTGCAAGTCTTCCGGCAAGTAATAGACGACGTGCCGCTACAAGTCTTGACCCGGCTTGAACTGGAAGTTTCCGGCGCACCTAGGGAAGTCGAGTTTGCCCATGCCTTGTTGCCGGGTTTTATCCCGGTGAATTTGAGCAGCCGTTTACCGGTCCGCCTGGACGGTAATGGCCATTTGCTGGCACAGGTTCGTCCTGGACGCTGGACTATCGATATTCACGCTCGCCATCCGCAAGCCTTGACACAGCTGGATCTGGCGATCAGCGACAGCGACTGGCCCGGCCAAGAACTGTGGGCCTTTCAAGCAATGCCGGCCTTACGGCTGGTGGAGATCGAAAACTTGACGGCGATAGACGGCAGCCAAACCAATCTGCCCGGCGAATGGCAACAGTTGCCGACCTACCCGATGAAACAGGGCGATAGCATGGTTTTTAAGGTGATACGCCGAGGCGATCCGGAACCGGAGCCGAATCAGCTGCACCTGGCCCGCAAACTCTGGCTGGATTTCGAAGGCGACGGCTACACCGTCAACGACACCATCACCGGCAGCATGAGCCGCGACTGGCGACTGAATGCCCTGCCTGAGCTGCGTCTGGGCCAGGTGCAACTCAATGGTCAAAGCCAACTGATCACCGAAATACCAAGCCAGGGCCAAGGCGCGGAAGTCCGGCGCGGCGCGATCCAGTTGAGCGCCGACAGCCGTATCGAAACCGGTATCGGCAAGCTCAGCAGCAGCGGTTGGCAGCAACGCTTTAACCAAGTACAAGCCGAATTGAACATCCCGCCCGGCTGGCGTTTGCTGGCGGTCAGCGGCGTCGATAATGTACCGGATAGCTGGTTGAGCCGTTGGACTTTACTGGATTTATTTTTGGTACTGATCACCGCCATGGCAACGAACCATCTGTGGTCTGCGCGCTGGGCCGCTTTTACCTTGTTCGGGCTGGCGCTGATCTGGCATGAAGCCGATGCGCCCCGCTTGATCTGGCTGAACACGCTGGTGGCGCTAGCATTAATTGGCGCGTTGCCGGCCAATCGCTTCCGGCAATGGCTGACATGGTATCGCAACGGCTGCTGGTTGGCTTTATTGATACTGACGATTCCCTTCATGATCGATCAAATCCGCATCGGCATCTATCCGCAACTGGAAATGCCGGATCAGCCGATCCAGGCCCGGCATTATTCGGCGGTTCCCGCAGCCGCACCGCTGGCGATGCAAGTCGAGGAGATGGATATGACGATGGCACCGGAGCGGAGCGAGTCCGGCGAGACGGAACGCAGGGCGTTTAAAAAATCAATAGCACCAGCCCCCTCCTACGGCAGCAGCGCGGCCAGTTTGCAACGGATCGATCCGGAAGCCAACCTGCAAACCGGGCCTGGTCTGCCGCAATGGCAATGGCGCAGCATACATTTAAGCTGGAACGGCGCGGTAGACAGCCAACAGCAAATCCACCTGTGGTATTTACCGCCGTGGGCCATGATGCTGCTGCATTTTGCCCAAGCCTTGCTGGTGGCGGTATTGGCGTTAAAGCTGTTGGGCGTGCTCGCCGGCAACTGGCATTTATCCTTGCGAAGTCTGACTTGCCTGATATTGGTGCCTATGCTGGTCGCGCCAAGCCGTGAGGCTTATGCCGACCTGCCCGATACGCAGATGCTGGAACAACTCAAAACCCGTTTGCTGCAAGCCCCGCAGTGTTTACCGAACTGCGCCCAGATCGCCGATATGCAGATCTTCGTCAAGCCCGACACGATGCGCATCGAATTGCAATTGCATGCGCAACAAGATTTGGCGGTACCGCTGCCGGCTCAACTTGAGCAATGGTTCCCGGAGCAAATCAGCGTCGACGGCGGCGAAGCGCTCACCTTAATGCCACAGGATGACGACAGTTTGTGGCTGGTCGCGGCGGCCGGTGTGCACAAGGTTACGATGCAGGGCCGCTATGCCGCGCCCGACAAATTTAGCCTGCCGCTACCCTTGCAACCTCAGCATGCCAGCGTCAACGCCGAAGGCTGGCGGGTGGATGGCCTATATGAAGATGGAAAAGTCGGCCCGCAACTGGAATTCAGCCGCTTGCAGACTGAAGCCGGCCCTAAAAATAAACCTAGCCTAGCGGCGCTACCGGGCTTCGTACGGGTAGAAAGAACCTTGCATCTGGGTCTGGATTGGCGCATCACAACCCGCGTCGAACAATTGATCACTGCCGAGAATCCGGTGATGCTGGAACTGCCTTTAATGAAAGGCGAAGCGGTCACCACCCCGCAAATACGTGTCAAGGACGGCAAAGTGTTGGTTAGCCTAGCCGCCGGCCAAAGCAGCCTGGAATGGGAATCGGCATTGGAAAAATCCGAGCTACTGGAATTGCAGGCCACCGAAACCGCGCAATGGCACGAACTCTGGCGCGCCGATGTCAGCCCGATCTGGCATTTGCAGGCCGACGGCATCGCGGTCGTGCATCATCAGAATGCGCAAGGGCAATGGTTGCCGGAATGGCGGCCCTGGCCCGGCGAACGGGTACGGCTAGCGATTAGCCGTCCGGCGGCAGTGGCCGGCGCGACCTTGACCATAGACAGCAGCGAAATGCTGGTGAGGCCCGGACAACGTAGCGAAGCGGCGGAATTGAAACTGAGTCTGCGTAGCTCGAAAGGCGGTCAACACCCGCTGACGCTACCGGAACGGGCGGAACTGCAAAGTGTCAGCATAGACGGCGTCAGCCAGCCGATTCGCCAGCAAGGCAATACGGTTAACCTGCCGATTCATCCCGGCACGCAGCAAATCGTCTTGCGCTGGCAGACACCCAGCGAACCGGGCTTTGCGCTCACCACGCCGTCAATCGACCTTGGCATAACCAGCGTCAACAGCCGAATCCAGCTAACCATGCCGCAGGACCGTTGGTTATTGTGGACTTTCGGCCCCAAATTCGGCCCGGCGACGTTGATATGGGGACTGTTGATCGTACTAGCGATACTGGCATTTGGCCTGGGCAAAACCGGTCTGACGCCGATCAAACATTGGCAATGGTTTTTACTACTGATCGGCTTGAGTCAACTACATATCGCCGCAGCGCTATTAGTGGTGGGCTGGTTGTTCGCGCTAAGCTGGCGAGCCAAGCACCCGCCCGAGCATCGCCGCTGGTTCAACCTACTCCAAGTCGGCCTGGCCGGCCTGACGCTGCTGGCCTTGCTATTACTGGGCATTGCGGTACAACAAGGCTTACTGGGAACACCGGATATGCCAATAGCCGGCAATCAATCGACGGCTTATCAACTGAACTGGTATCAAGACCGCAATGCCCCGCAACTGGCTACTGCCACCGTGTTGAGCGTACCGC harbors:
- the gltA gene encoding citrate synthase, with the protein product MTDKKVTLKQDGQDRLIELPVTSGTMGPSVIDIRSLYAQTGHFTYDPGFTSTASCTSKITFIDGDAGILLYRGYPIEQLAEKCDFLEVCYLLLNGDLPNGAEMKGFVTTISQHVMVHEQLSKFYSGFRRDAHPMAVLVGVVGALSAFYHDVMDITSREDRYISAIRLIAKMPTMVAMSYKYSIGMPFIYPKRHLGYAENFMRMMHGDPGEDYVANPVLVRALDRILILHADHEQNASTSTVRLAGSSGANPYACVAAGIACLWGAAHGGANEAVLNMLEEIGDVSKIGEYVARAKDKNDSFRLMGFGHRVYKNYDPRAKLMRQTCHEVLDELNLNDDRLFKLAMELERIALEDSYFVEKKLYPNVDFYSGIVLRALGIPTEMFTAIFALARSVGWIAQWDEMISDPELKIGRPRQLYQGVTTRDVKPISNR